gccgacataatacctctatctcagtggttctcaacctgtgggtccccagatgttttggccttcaactcccagaaatcttaataaacttgataaactggctgggatttctgggagttgtaggccaaaacatctggggacccacaggttgagaaccactgctctatctgtTGTccgtcctgtctgtttaatggcattgaatgtttgccgtgtatgtgtgttctgtgatctgccttgagtccccttcagggtgagaagggcagaatgtaaatgctgtatacaaataaataaataaacaatagcaatttctttatttacaatTTTCATGGGGGGTTATGTGCCTCTAAACCCAGTGAAGTGAAGGATTGACTGTAGCTCCAAGTGTGCTGAAGAAATACCTCTGGGCTTTGTGGTAAAACTTAACAGAATCTAGGGTTAGAAAAAGGGatggatttgttttttttaatggcagGGGAAGTGGATCGAAACAGGTGAACAGTCTGGAAATTTTTTACCTAAGTATGAAAATAAAGTGAAATCAAGTGAAGATGTATACATTTGGAAGATGCTAAGTTAAATGATGTGGCAGTCATTAAAGGAAAGTAGAATACATTTGAGAAGATGCTGAGTTAAGAGGGGTCAATGAATGGGAAAGTGTGGATACTACTAGGCCAGGATATGTTGTGGTACAATTGTTGTCATTTGCCTTCTCTAAATACCTGTGATGTTTTCCAGCTATCATATATGGATAGTACTGACTAGAGGCAGGAGAGTTTGCAAGTCTATAAAGTCAGGAACAGGAAATCTCCTGCCGATGAGCCAGATATAACTTGTGGTGTAATGCCTCTTTAAAGCAATTCCGCATTTATTGCAGATGCCGTACTTAATGAGCCGAGGTTTGCCAGACCTCATTCACAATGTAATGCTGGAGTTTGTGAAGACGTAAACCCTGCCTCTGTTGCCACTGGACTTTAGTGACTTTCTGACTCCATCTTATAGTAATTTTAGCAGCAGACATTACATGGCCCATCGAGATCCCTGCAATAAATCCAAGGTGCCACAAGATGAAGAGCAACCCATGTCTTCTCCCCAGTTAGGTTACAGATGTAAATGCAGCAAATCATGACAGAGCAGCAAAGAAGGCTCTAACTGGCCAAAGGAAGTAGAGAATCATCTCACCATAGCCTGCCGATTTACTGTTCTCAGATGCAAAGTACAGGCCCTTGCCCACACGTCCACCAGAGTGTGGCATGATGCGCAGGCCACTCTTCAGGATGGCAGCAACAACTGCAACATTGGTGCCATGCCACAGCAGACGCCTGTTTTCCAGATGGTCATGGATCTTGAAACGGCTACCCTGGAGGCATTTGGGGAGGAAATATAAAAGGGATAGTGAGTGGCATTCTACACAAATTGTGCACTTCTATGCATGTCATTGGTGGTGGGGCCAGAGCCTGGAttgtgtattccacactggggaaATGCATCTAGATTGTGGAACATACACCAGGGATAGCATGTTCTACTGCAGAAATAAGGAAAGGGTGGCTTCTACATAGTCACAAGGGAATTTGCAAGGTTTGAAAGAGCCAATCCAGCAGAAATGCTGGATTGTCTTTTCTCAAAACTGTTCTGTACATGTTCCCTGGAAATGTGGGGAGTAATTTCATTGTTTCTGCCACCCCTATATGTTTTAGGCTTGGGCAAACGGGAAGTAAATCAAAGTTGGCTTCTGTCTCACTTCCTGCTTGAAAAAAAGGTTGCTCCTAGACTTCAAACATCCCAGCAGGAGATAAGAACATGGCAAAATTGGCTCTATATTTACTAGGAGCCAGATAAAAGtgcttttttttgtttaaaaagtcCCCCGCAGCAAAGCTCATCCCTATATGCATAGATCTAAATGCAGCCAAATTGGAGTGAAAAAAATTAGTGCTTTTTACGAATGGAATAGATTCTTGTTCTGAAACTTTAGGATATCTTTAggatatattgtatgtatttttatcttttacaatttagattgtaaatcgcctagagcatctcggatgcagggcgattaataagtaattaaagatgatgatgatgatgatgatgatgatgatgatgatatagttCTGATGTAATGAGATCTGCATGGCTTTGTCCAAAAACAGGTCAGGCAATTGTATTCGTAAGTGTTGTAAATACACTGAGTAAGTAGAACAAAAAGAGAAGGACACTATCGCTTGACCTTACCTCACCCTCCCTGTTCACCTTCCAGATATTCATGACATTAAGTTTTCGGTAACTGCAGCCTGTCTTCTCTATGTAGTTTACAGTCAGCTAATgtggggagaggaaaagagaagcagagaaaggATGTGATCATTAAAGTGCCAAGGCATATTGGATATGCAAATCAGCATTTTTCAGTTGAGAAGCAGATAGACCTACATGCTGCCCCTGTTTCACAGTGGTCTCCCACCCCACAGTCACAGAGAACAAGAAGCTTTCTATGGAGTTATCATACCTTATAATCCTCCACTGATGGGTCTACCAGGGTGAGCTGGCACTTCAAGAGTCCATAGTCTTTGTCCAGTGGATGTGGTActtccttcatctcctcctcctcttcttccttctcctttttctgggCCTGTAAACTTTGGGCCAGTTCAATATCTGCCAGTACCTATCAAGAAACAGAACCATAATATGTAtatctcgcccttctcaccccgaaggggactcagggcggcttacataagcaGCATTATTCCATTCCtgaacaacaattaaaagcaattaaacaaaccatttaaaacaacattgaaacaacatatgtaaacattagacaaCTATCGTGCATAtatccaaagccagataatcagataatcatattcatcaatcTAAAGCTAATTCCAACTGTATTGCATAGATAATTATActgggccaaatgcttgctcccaaagccaagttttcacttgtttgtgaaggaaggaaggggccaatctaatcccactagggagggagttccacagccgaggggccaccactgagaaagccctgtttctcgtccccaacAGTTAAGCCTGTGACGGTTGTGGGACTGAGagcggggcctccccagaagatcttaacctccatggcagttcatagagggagatgcctTTGGACATGTAGTCTACTTACATTCTGTCTACAATTCTCTACCACTGAAATCAAAGTGCTTTACTTCTTAATAAATATGTTTACAACTGTGTCATCAGTATACCATTGTCACTGAGGCaaatttactatttttattgtaAAAGCAAAGGGGTTTTTGTTCCCTTTGCCAGTAAAGTATTTTGAACTCAAGGACTGAAGCCTAAACATCCATTGAGTTACCTAGCTAGGTACTCAAGGCTACTGCTTTCTCACCTTTGAGGAACAAGACTGCAGTAAGACTTCAACAGCTGACTTTTTTCTCTTTAAGCCCCAGGCAACAAGATCTCTCTCCTCATAGACTAATTATAAATTCATAATATTCTTATAACAGTGCAAATATAGCTGATGGAAAGAGTCCCATTATCAACGTAAAACACAAACTTTGATAACTTTTAACATAAGTAGAAAGAGACTTGCACTGAGCAAGTGGAACCAAAGGGTCCCACCTCAAGGACATgccagaagcctcccacaggatggtaaaacatccgggcatcccctgggcaacgtccttgcagacagctaattctctcacaccagaagcaacttgcagtttgtcaagttgctcctgacacacacacacacaaaacacccaAGGATTGCCCAGAATGATGCTTGAATCTTGACACCATTTCCACCATTTTTGATTTTTCACTGCACTACTCTTGAGCCAGATACAAATCCCTAGCTGGTAGTGTAGGCAAACATGTAGAAGTCATCACAAGTAAGGAAGCTTCATCAATGTATAGTAGGCCCATAGTATAAAGACTCAGCAGCAAAAAACTCTGGCAAACTGGACAACCCTTAGCCCACCAATTTTTCATGGCTTAACAAAGATGGGATAAGTCCTCCAAATTCCTCACCAACAGCATGTCTTTCTTAGCCTGGATGATCTCTTGTGTATTAATGGCTGGAGGACGACAGCGGCCAAAGTTGTGAGGGATGATGGTGTAGAAGCGAGAGGAAAGCTCTTCCAACTTCTTCTGGGAGCATGACTGCTCCTGCAGGGCCGTTTCTATGGCCTCCAAAGCTTCAAAACCTTTGGCAATCTGTTGTTTGCTTAGCTTCCCTAAGGGCATTTTCTTCACATCTGACAAGACAAGAAAGTGGAAATGTTTGGCAGAAATCAACCCAACAAATTCTGGCTTTGAAGAATTATGCAATCTAAAGGTTGAAGAAACCCAGATTGGATTGCCATCAGCTATCGCCACCCAGATCTCTCTTCCATCGTTTTAAAATTCAACTGCAGCATTGCCTGATGCTCCTAGGTTGATCTTCACTTGTGATAAAGGACCAGAGAACCATTCTTACCATCAGTGGCAGACTGGGCCTCTCACCTCAGTCCCCTCTCCCTCTGACCTCATTGCAGCTGTATATATCAACATTACCCATAAGTCATATGGAGAACAAGTTTCTAACCACATTAAACACATTCATTAGTaacaggacatggaactgaaacatgTGTGATACCAAGAATAAGGAATATGGCATTTCTCCTACTCTTTTTTAATGCAGAGCAAAAGGCAGCCTCAGTCTTTACCTATATTCATGGTCTGCATAGCATCTTTAAACATGTCATTGCTGAAGATGAGGGAGACCAGTTCCTGGGTTTGCTTATCCAAGGTGCATGGTAGTATTCTCTGCTTGGATGGCTTCACTCCATCTGTGCTGTCCACCTTAGAGAGAAGAAACAATCTGGCTCCAGATCTGTACATAATTTAGTTCTTTCAGCCAAGGCGGGACATCGATTCACAATTACAACACACAACTTGGCAGTAAGTACCCTTGAACACAGCAGGCCTTACTTCAAAAATACATGCACAGGACTGGGCTAAGTGTTCATTCCACCCTGACTTAGGTCGTTGTCAGAGGAACTGGTGCATTTATGTGTTCCCTATGTCACCTCCTGCCATGACTAGCTTCCCTTCATGCCCTAttgttccctccctcctctcatacatttatgcacacacacatagacacacttTGAAAAGATAGTTGCATAGTGGTCATACTACAACCAAAGATTTGGGATACTACACTACAACTGTGTCTCAAACTTCCCATGCTGTCATTGATGGAAAGACCAATGAAGCTTTATCAATTTGCCTCCTTCCAACTAGTGTACATTTTATATAAAAGTCATCTGAAAATGATCAGTGGCTCACAATTAAGAAGCTAGTAAAATGTAATATTAGAAAAACATGTCACAAATAATTTGACagtatatattcatatatgttTTGAAGCTTTATTCAAAAcattatgcacacacacacacacaccaattttGGTTGTCTAGTGTAAGTATTTGCACTTTAACTCATATCAAGAGTTCATCCCATGAAAATCTAAAAGAAGAACCAACCTAACCCCTCTCTCCGCTGTGGCGCACCTTCTAGCCATTTTTGAATGTATGGGAAGGAAAATGGTGGTAGTGACTCTTTGACGCGTGGAGTGGCAGGAGAATGAAAAAGGATTGGTGTTTCTTTTAAATTCTTGTTGGACAGACACAGCTTTcactttcaccactctactcagagaaggggatagcTCCTTTTAATATATACACTTAAGATTAAATATTAATTCTTATTTCAAAAGGAACCAtcaccttctctgagtagagtggcaaaaggccttTCTGAATGCCTTGGTGGGAAAAGGACAGCAGGGCTTCGGCACTTTCCTCTCTCCACAGAATGACTTTTTAGTTATCCACAGGTGGTATCAAAATTAACAATTTTGTCCCCCAAACTTGCTCTTGACTTATATGTGAGGCTGACGTATATACAAGTActgtatatatggtaattttggAATGAAAGCTGAAGTGTGCCATTTGCCTGAGCAAAGACTTTCTGGTGATCCTGACATAAGTATAAGTGCAAGGAAGGAAGCCATAGAACaggattaaaatacataaacatcttGAAGAGGTCAGAAAATTGGACTAGCAAAGCTCCTAGTCAGAGTACTTGCCAGAAAATGTATAAAGCCAAATTTCTACTTGTTGGAATTCAAAAACCAACCACTAATAATAAGTCCAGAAACTGTGGAAACGCGAAGAGTACACAAGTTTAAATGTCCAGGAGAAAACCAATTTGCTGATAACTACATACTATATAATCAATTACTTCATTTCtgaccccacaggggactcaaggctgcttacaaAATTCcaccaaaaattcaatgctgcatataaACACAAGAATAAAATTACACACCCCATCAAACTATAAAACCATTAATAcacataagcaaataaaacacatggaacaataaaacgTATTAAAATGTATAAAGTGCAGAGTCTTGTTGCTGTCAGAGAAAAGAGTGAAACACTGCCTGTTATGACTAGCAGGGATCTGTTATATAGTTGATGGGACACACTATTTAAAGTACGTGCAAATACTTAAAAACTGAGCATAGTGAAAGGTAAAAGCAATTTTCATTTCCACTGGTTGCACAATATGAAATTTTAAACAGACTTAAATTGACTGCACTATGTGAGATTTTAAACAGACTTAAAACAATTTATCCTTCAGAATTAGATGTGCTTAAATGTGCTGACATTTGGCTGGAGTATGTCCAAACTTTGCAATAGAACACATGATAAGGGAATGACCTATGTAAGGAACACTGAAATGGCTTTCAATAATAGCCATGAGTAGGAAAAAGTAGCCTTTCAGATGGTGCTGGACTACCATCTGAAGGATCAAAAAGAGATAAACctaaagatttcctttttggaaaactCTGCAGGGTCTTTTTCTATTATCTCTAGCAAGTAAGGAATATTGAAATTGTATCAAAACATGTTACATTTGTAACTCTGGCtcttattttattatgtgatgATTATATATCTAGTCTTTTAAACTTATTGACACTGCTGTATGTTACAAGACATTTCATAGAGAGGAAAAGAATAATCTCAACCTAAATATTATGCCGCAACTTGTTTAATTTATAGTCTGTTAAACAGTAATCTTAAACAGTATAAAAAGCACGTAAAACCTTAcaacaaaaatgaaagaaaatcatACACAGACCCTTCTGCACAACCAGTCAATTGCCAAAAGGTGTAATAAATATATAGGTACTGAGTTGTTGAAAGAAAAGaaggctagaaatttggggaccaaAGACATATGTCATTAAGTAGGCGCAGAATTCTTACACCCTCATTTTGCCACATACCCTTAATATGTACAACCCTGTTTCAGGTGTGGGCAGGTGATATACTGCTCTTTTCATCATGATTCTACGGCGCACTTACCAGAACTGTGACCTGAAGTTGTATGCTATGGACTTATGGCACAAGTCCTATCCATTTTTATCTGAAAGTAGATTTCTACTTCACAAGATTCAGATTGCAGCCTTGGAGCAAAGGAACAAGGATGCCCCTGTTTGGCCATATGCTCACCCAGGAATGTAGTTTTCAATATCAAAACTGAGCCTGCAGCCCTTTCACAGAAAAACATACTCTCAGTTTCTCTCTGTGGTTTCTTTGATTCCACAGTCTAAATTCAAAGGAAAGCCTTTTTGCTATTTCTATAGTACAGGGGTCCCTAAATGAAGGtccatgcagccctccaaggtcaattacCCGGCCACATCCTAAACTTTAGACCTAGGGTTGCATAAGTTTGAAGtaacttgaaggctcacaacaacaatTGAAAAGCAGGCCacgctttccattgaaatacaaaagtttatgttggttaaaattagtcttcattttaaatatagttttttcccttttttgcactacaaataagataattcatttttacactacaaataagatatctgcagtgtgcataggaattcattcattttttttttcaaactacagtctggctccccaacagtctgagggaccatgaagtGGCTCTCTTTCTAAAAAGAACTGACTCTCACTCTAGTACAATAACTGGCACTAGAAAGCATTGCTGAATTACTATAAATCACACAGAAAGCTCTACCGTCTGCCACTTCTGCTTACAGACCCCGGCTTTTACCTTAAGTATCACTTCTTGGTCTT
This genomic interval from Anolis sagrei isolate rAnoSag1 chromosome 2, rAnoSag1.mat, whole genome shotgun sequence contains the following:
- the PARP3 gene encoding protein mono-ADP-ribosyltransferase PARP3, with protein sequence MPPKRKVSARTPAPVKGKKIKKEPEPEPEPEEDSFRSTLVALKAAPKEKLKSKIDSVCWLSNSADGKIYEDYDCMLNQTNIGHNNNKFYIIQLIEENGKYSCWNRWGRVGEAGQSKLSSFPSLEAAKKDFEKKFRDKTKNNWADRENFVCHDGKYTLIEVQQGDEEDQEVILKVDSTDGVKPSKQRILPCTLDKQTQELVSLIFSNDMFKDAMQTMNIDVKKMPLGKLSKQQIAKGFEALEAIETALQEQSCSQKKLEELSSRFYTIIPHNFGRCRPPAINTQEIIQAKKDMLLVLADIELAQSLQAQKKEKEEEEEEMKEVPHPLDKDYGLLKCQLTLVDPSVEDYKLTVNYIEKTGCSYRKLNVMNIWKVNREGEGSRFKIHDHLENRRLLWHGTNVAVVAAILKSGLRIMPHSGGRVGKGLYFASENSKSAGYVGTTSKQVGIMFLNEVALGKEYRITCDDSSLRKPPNGYDSVLACGRTEPDPARDKELILDGKKVLISQGKPIPMKQYENSSFSQSEYLIYQESQCRIRYLVQFHF